A genomic segment from Sphingopyxis sp. DBS4 encodes:
- a CDS encoding GNAT family N-acetyltransferase: protein MSRSIRLATARVGDLSAAMRVMEAAFDPAYGEAWSTAQLLTLFALPSARVCLAWDGDAACGFSAARLAGPESELLLLAVDPASRGCGVGRMLIDDWMAWAKEEGAEEYFLEMRADNDAVHLYERAGFSECGRRPAYYRGGDGVVRDAITMRCR from the coding sequence ATGAGCCGCTCGATACGCCTCGCCACCGCCCGCGTCGGCGATCTGTCGGCGGCGATGCGCGTGATGGAGGCCGCCTTCGATCCCGCTTATGGCGAGGCGTGGAGCACCGCGCAGCTTCTTACCCTGTTCGCGCTTCCTTCGGCGCGTGTCTGTCTCGCCTGGGACGGCGATGCGGCGTGCGGCTTTTCCGCGGCGCGCCTGGCCGGGCCCGAAAGCGAGCTTCTCCTCCTGGCGGTCGACCCGGCCTCGCGGGGGTGTGGGGTCGGCCGGATGCTGATCGACGACTGGATGGCCTGGGCGAAGGAAGAAGGCGCCGAGGAGTATTTTCTCGAAATGCGGGCCGATAATGACGCCGTTCATCTTTACGAGCGCGCGGGTTTTTCGGAATGCGGTCGCCGTCCAGCTTATTATCGCGGCGGCGACGGGGTCGTGCGCGATGCGATAACCATGCGCTGTCGCTAG
- a CDS encoding MucR family transcriptional regulator produces the protein MSDQADTNEMLVTLTADIVAAHVSNNSVAISDLAILINNVHAALSNLGEQPVIEEKPVPAVSVRASVKPDYIVCLEDGKKLKMLRRHLMTHYNMTPDDYRAKWGLPADYPMVAPAYAEKRRALAKEIGLGTKGRGGGRKRRKA, from the coding sequence ATGTCGGATCAAGCCGATACCAATGAAATGCTCGTGACGCTGACCGCCGATATTGTTGCGGCGCATGTCAGCAACAACAGCGTCGCCATTTCGGACCTCGCCATATTGATCAACAATGTCCATGCGGCGCTGTCGAACCTTGGCGAGCAGCCGGTGATCGAGGAAAAGCCGGTGCCGGCGGTGTCGGTGCGCGCGTCGGTGAAGCCCGACTACATCGTCTGCCTCGAGGACGGCAAGAAGCTGAAGATGCTGCGCCGTCACCTGATGACGCATTACAACATGACGCCCGACGACTATCGCGCCAAATGGGGGCTGCCCGCCGACTATCCGATGGTTGCGCCCGCCTATGCCGAAAAGCGCCGCGCGCTCGCAAAGGAAATCGGCCTCGGCACCAAGGGGCGCGGCGGTGGACGCAAGCGCCGCAAGGCCTGA